The Arachis hypogaea cultivar Tifrunner chromosome 16, arahy.Tifrunner.gnm2.J5K5, whole genome shotgun sequence genome contains a region encoding:
- the LOC112757144 gene encoding uncharacterized protein, giving the protein MAKQKAVAQIYGDWEESYAELPRWMLGVQSTMPGTITVLKTSPIRIGGGVDESTVYFHRLFWTFPPCIEAFRHCKPLVSIDGTHLYGKYGGTLLLAIAQDGNSNILPIAFALVKGENAESWSFFLSNLREHVTPQEGILVIFDRHNGIKAALEAPETGWLPPRAFWAYCIRHVAANFALTFKGKDSRRMLVNAAYAKTEAEFYYWFDIMRTENPAMCDWANRMEYDKWTQHEDGGRRFGHMTTNISECVNSVLKKTRNLPVTSLVKSTYGRLAQLFVVRGQTAEAQLGSGHEFCQALVKAIDRNLRDSRYFTVMLYDRHQSEYTVAETTPTGSFSLGSYRVSLQDHRCDCGHFQALHYPCGLTCNHY; this is encoded by the coding sequence ATGGCCAAGCAGAAGGCAGTGGCACAAATATATGGAGATTGGGAAGAGTCTTACGCGGAGTTGCCACGTTGGATGCTAGGGGTCCAGTCGACAATGCCCGGAACAATCACGGTGTTGAAGACGTCTCCTATTCGTATTGGTGGTGGGGTTGATGAGTCGACGGTGTACTTTCACCGGCTTTTCTGGACATTTCCACCCTGTATCGAGGCATTCCGGCATTGCAAGCCCCTCGTCAGTATTGATGGTACCCACTTATATGGGAAGTATGGAGGGACGCTGCTGTTGGCGATTGCTCAGGACGGGAACTCGAACATCCTCCCGATAGCATTTGCCCTTGTGAAGGGCGAAAATGCAGAGTCGTGGTCATTCTTCTTGTCCAACCTCCGAGAGCATGTGACTCCTCAGGAGGGTATCCTTGTTATCTTTGACAGGCATAATGGGATCAAGGCGGCGCTTGAGGCACCGGAGACTGGGTGGCTGCCTCCTCGGGCTTTCTGGGCCTACTGTATTAGGCATGTGGCTGCGAATTTTGCCCTAACGTTCAAAGGTAAGGACTCAAGGAGGATGTTGGTGAATGCTGCCTACGCAAAGACTGAAGCTGAGTTTTACTACTGGTTTGACATCATGCGGACTGAGAATCCAGCAATGTGTGACTGGGCCAACCGGATGGAGTATGATAAATGGACCCAACATGAGGATGGTGGTCGACGGTTCGGGCACATGACCACAAACATCAGTGAATGTGTGAACTCCGTGCTAAAGAAAACTCGCAACCTCCCGGTCACATCATTGGTTAAGTCAACTTACGGGAGGCTTGCTCAGCTATTTGTGGTACGGGGACAGACAGCAGAGGCACAACTCGGATCTGGGCATGAATTCTGTCAGGCATTGGTCAAGGCTATTGATCGGAACCTAAGAGACTCTAGGTACTTCACTGTGATGTTATATGACAGGCATCAGTCCGAGTACACCGTCGCGGAGACAACACCAACCGGGAGCTTCTCGCTGGGTAGCTATAGAGTTTCCCTCCAAGATCACCGATGCGACTGTGGCCACTTCCAGGCGCTGCATTATCCATGCGGCTTAACATGCAACCATTACTAA
- the LOC112757145 gene encoding uncharacterized protein, protein MTLMELQNGLCQSMENGTLMRVSRILYRNPVVVFGGLIQFDTIPITDEASMQNMFQIHRQTYTRHPQIELYVEFEAVEAAAVQNDIDVNDDIAAVFEGMNSDSEEDFEATYEAGDEDEDGDVGAEAAVENVVVHPSSSQPMGVPPFMCELDLDAMHAPEFPEYANRGIADPEDGEFRIGMEYSSRKSVVAAIRSFTISRGVDYDVYESEPQTFYAKCKMYGRGCDWLIRASLIRRKGCWEIRRYNGRHTCTIGTISQDHSKLDSDTVAEAIRPLVETDPSIKVKSIIAEVQSRFNYTISYRKAWLAKQKSVANVFGDWEESYQALPWWLSVMVQKIPGSVVQIETRPLYNGNEEAQGVKILHRVFWSFNPCIRAFRHCKPLVQVDGTHLYGKYKGTLLVAVAQDGNQNIVPIAFALVEGETADAWHFFLRNLRQYVVRKDGVGMISDRHESIRAAVNRSGGDWQPPRAWWMFCIRHIGSNFLRAFKVPHLQKLVVNIGYSRTVEEYNINYKRLEERGEAYARWCDAIGLRHWVLAFDEGHRWGHMTTNLVECINSVLKGARNLPVLALVRATYYRLNELFTRKSAETHERKRAGFTYSAFAQQRIEASMQQAGNIVVHRFDRRNEVFEVREMTTGKVLVVDLARRTCDCGHFQVERIPCRHVIACCANQRLDWQLYVHDVYKMTEVRKVYRFEFTPLGDPETWPPYEGPTLVANPAQRRTSKGRPKLTRYLNEMDSRDMRGPRICRLCGAQGHSRSRCPQRAGPSGAGS, encoded by the exons ATGACGTTAATGGAGCTGCAGAACGGCCTATGTCAAAGCATGGAGAATGGTACGTTAATGAGAGTGAGCAGAATTCTGTACCGGAATCCGGTTGTTgtttttggtggtctaatacagtttgataCCATTCCGATCACGGATGAAGCGAGTATGCAGAATATGTTTCAAATTCACCGGCAGACTTATACGAGACACCCGCAGATTGAgttgtacgttgagtttgaaGCTGTAGAGGCAGCAGCGGTCCAAAATGATATAGATGTAAATGATGATATAGCTGCGGTGTTCGAAGGAATGAATAGTGACAGCGAAGAGGACTTCGAAGCCACTTATGAAGCCGGCGATGAAGATGAGGATGGTGATGTGGGAGCTGAGGCAGCAGTGGAGAATGTAGTGGTTCATCCCTCGAGCAGTCAACCGATGGGCGTTCCACCTTTTATGTGTGAGTTGGATCTCGACGCCATGCATGCCCCCGAGTTTCCGGAATATGCAAACAGAG GTATTGCTGATCCTGAGGACGGAGAGTTCCGAATTGGAATGGAATATAGCTCTAGAAAGTCGGTCGTTGCAGCAATTAGAAGTTTCACTATATCTAGAGGAGTTGACTATgatgtgtatgagtctgagccacagacgttctatgcaaaatgcaagatgtACGGGCGTGGATGTGACTGGCTTATCCGAGCCAGCTTGATACGAAGAAAAGGTTGTTGGGAGATACGCAGATACAACGGTAGGCACACGTGCACCATCGGaacgatttcacaagatcattcCAAGTTGGACTCAGATACAGTTGCTGAGGCTATAAGGCCGTTGGTCGAGACGGACCCGTCCATCAAGGTGAAATCTATAATTGCGGAAGTCCAGTCAAGGTTCAACTATACCATAAGTTAtcgaaaggcttggttggcaaagcagaagtctGTTGCCAACGTTTTTGGTGATTGGGAGGAATCTTACCAAGCATTGCCGTGGTGGCTCTCGGTCATGGTGCAGAAGATTCCTGGTTCAGTTGTCCAAATAGAAACACGTCCACTCTACAACGGGAATGAGGAGGCACAAGGTGTAAAAATACTTCATCGTGTATTttggagtttcaatccatgcatTAGGGCATTCAGGCATTGCAAGCCCCTGGTTCAGGTTGACGGCACACACCTATACGGAAAATACAAAGGTACACTTCTAGTCGctgttgcacaagatgggaaccaGAACATTGTGCCTATCGCCTTTGCCTTGGTGGAAGGTGAGACAGCTGATGCGTGGCACTTCTTCCTCAGGAATCTGCGACAGTATGTTGTTAGAAAAGACGGTGTGGGTATGATCTCAGACCGGCATGAGTCAATACGGGCAGCAGTTAATCGTTCTGGTGGTGACTGGCAACCTCCAAGAGCATGGTGGATGTTTTGTATAAGACACATCGGCAGTAACTTCTTAAGGGCATTCAAAGTCCCTCACTTGCAGAAGCTTGTTGTCAATATAGGGTATTCAAGAACGGTGGAGGAGTATAATATCAACTATAAGAGGTTGGAAGAGCGAGGCGAGGCATATGCCAGGTGGTGCGATGCCATCGGACTCAGACATTGGGTATTGGCATTCGACGAGGGACATCGATGGGGCCACATGACAACGAACCTTGTCGAGTGTATTAACTCCGTGTTGAAGGGTGCCCGTAATCTACCTGTGTTGGCGCTGGTCCGAGCAACATATTACAGGTTAAATGAACTCTTTACGCGGAAGAGTGCCGAGACTCACGAACGGAAGCGTGCTGGATTTACGTACTCCGCATTTGCGCAACAGCGGATAGAAGCAAGTATGCAGCAGGCTGGGAATATAGTTGTGCACCGCTTTGATAGACGAAATGAGGTGTTTGAGGTGCGCGAAATGACTACTGGAAAGGTGTTAGTTGTTGATCTAGCGCGACGGACGTGTGACTGTGGGCACTTTCAGGTCGAACGAATACCATGTCGCCATGTTATTGCTTGCTGTGCTAACCAGCGGCTCGATTGGCAGTTGTATGTGCATGATGTTTACAAGATGACGGAAGTTCGTAAGGTATATAGGTTTGAGTTCACACCATTAGGAGATCCCGAGACATGGCCTCCTTATGAGGGACCCACATTGGTCGCTAATCCCGCACAGAGGCGAACGTCTAAAGGCAGGCCCAAACTGACCCGATACCTGAATGAAATGGACTCACGTGACATGCGTGGTCCTCGGATATGCCGTCTCTGTGGTGCTCAGGGTCATAGTCGGAGTAGGTGTCCGCAGCGTGCTGGACCGAGTGGTGCTGGTTCATAG